One genomic segment of Aquipluma nitroreducens includes these proteins:
- a CDS encoding glycoside hydrolase family 43 protein: MKHYVYLAAFLFTFANLSFAQKTSEISKSWVSDNGNGTYTNPVLYADYSDPDAIRVGDDYYLVASSFNCVPGLPILHSRDLVNWELIGHALEKQPPFDVFDKVQHGGGVWAPCIRYHNNQFYIYYPDPDFGVYMVKATNPKGPWSEPLLVQAGKGLIDPSPLWDTDGKAYLVYAFAGSRAGVKSVILINRMNAEGSKLIGNSVMLIDGHQKHPTIEGPKIYKRNGWYYIFAPAGGVPTGWQMVMRSKNIFGPYEDKIVMAQGKTDINGPHQGAWVDTNAGENWFLNFQDLGAYGRVLHLNPMKWENDWPVIGVDADGDGCGEPVRTYKRPNVGKTYPKITPPESDEFNGSELGLQWQWHANYQTTWGFPSGNLGFFRLNCIPCPAEATNLWGISNMLLQKFPAEEFTATTKLTFDARFDKEEVGLIVMGLDYGRLTVKREDGKLNLYVAHCKNADKGTTEDLVSGPELNSYLVYFRVTVKKGAECSFSYSTDGVSFTSLGNSFKAREGKWIGAKVGLYALREGIINDAGSVDIDWFRVEK, translated from the coding sequence ATGAAGCATTACGTTTATCTTGCTGCATTCCTTTTTACGTTTGCCAATCTGTCTTTCGCACAAAAAACGAGCGAAATTTCCAAATCCTGGGTTTCAGATAATGGCAATGGAACCTATACCAATCCGGTTTTGTATGCCGATTATTCCGATCCGGATGCCATTCGGGTGGGCGATGATTATTATTTGGTGGCCTCCTCGTTTAATTGCGTTCCGGGATTGCCAATCCTTCATTCCAGAGATTTGGTCAATTGGGAACTAATAGGCCATGCACTTGAAAAACAACCGCCTTTTGATGTGTTCGATAAAGTTCAGCATGGCGGAGGCGTTTGGGCGCCGTGCATCAGATACCACAACAATCAGTTTTACATTTATTATCCTGATCCTGATTTTGGTGTATATATGGTGAAAGCTACAAATCCCAAGGGGCCATGGTCAGAGCCTTTGCTTGTCCAGGCAGGGAAAGGGCTGATTGATCCTTCGCCACTTTGGGATACTGATGGAAAAGCTTATCTGGTTTATGCTTTCGCCGGAAGTCGTGCGGGTGTGAAAAGCGTGATTCTGATTAACCGAATGAATGCTGAAGGAAGTAAGCTGATTGGCAACAGCGTGATGCTCATCGACGGACATCAGAAACACCCGACGATTGAGGGGCCTAAAATTTACAAACGAAACGGTTGGTATTACATTTTTGCACCGGCTGGAGGTGTTCCAACTGGCTGGCAAATGGTTATGCGCTCGAAAAATATTTTTGGCCCATACGAAGATAAAATCGTTATGGCTCAGGGCAAAACAGACATCAACGGGCCGCATCAGGGCGCTTGGGTTGATACCAATGCCGGCGAAAACTGGTTCCTGAATTTTCAGGATTTGGGTGCGTACGGAAGAGTACTTCACCTCAATCCGATGAAATGGGAGAACGACTGGCCGGTAATTGGCGTTGATGCCGACGGCGATGGCTGCGGCGAGCCAGTTCGTACTTACAAAAGGCCAAATGTTGGCAAAACCTATCCGAAGATAACACCACCGGAAAGCGATGAGTTTAATGGCAGTGAATTGGGTTTACAGTGGCAGTGGCATGCCAATTATCAGACTACTTGGGGATTCCCATCTGGTAATCTTGGCTTTTTTAGGCTGAATTGTATTCCTTGTCCAGCCGAAGCAACAAACCTTTGGGGCATTTCGAATATGCTTTTGCAGAAATTTCCCGCAGAGGAATTTACAGCCACAACAAAATTGACATTCGATGCCCGTTTCGATAAAGAGGAAGTTGGCCTGATTGTCATGGGATTGGACTACGGGCGATTAACTGTAAAACGAGAAGATGGAAAACTAAATCTCTATGTCGCTCATTGTAAGAATGCTGATAAGGGAACAACAGAAGATCTTGTTTCTGGTCCTGAACTGAATTCATATCTGGTTTATTTTCGGGTAACAGTGAAAAAAGGTGCTGAATGCAGTTTCAGTTACAGTACCGATGGCGTTTCATTTACTTCGTTGGGAAACTCATTCAAAGCTCGAGAAGGCAAATGGATTGGCGCTAAAGTTGGGCTTTATGCCTTGCGCGAAGGCATCATTAACGATGCCGGATCTGTTGATATCGACTGGTTCAGGGTGGAGAAATAA
- a CDS encoding glycoside hydrolase family 28 protein, whose amino-acid sequence MNVLKTTITTVTAIFYAACAFSQPVEITDQQPDLYAGIEFEMPRVQEPVIPANSVLITDFGAKSGGQELCTQAICDAISAVSIKGGGKVIIPRGMWLTGPITLKSNIELYTESGALVVFSTDKSLYPLVDTNFEGFNTFRCMSPINGRNLENIALTGNGIFDGSGEAWRSVKKEKLTESQWKKLISSGGLVSENGKTWYPSQQFRDGEKQAEMNVPRNLKTKAEFENIRDFLRPVMVSLISCKKVLIDGPTFQNSPAWCIHPLMCEDFTLRNTTVRNPWFSQNGDGIDIESCKNSIIHDCTFDVGDDGICIKSGKDKEGRDRKIPNENLIVKNCIVFHGHGGVTVGSEMSSGVKNLHVSNCTFIGTDVGLRFKSNRGRGGVVENIYISNVEMMNIPTQAISFNLFYSGRSASEDLEAGEAGSVVKLLPVTEETPQFKNIFIRNVNCKGAMLGIQLQGLPEMNLENVELENIRMEAESGMVCADAKAVTVKNLTLITKKAPVAEFKNCKDVSVDGLHTQSNVFPLIQVTGSTSGNMVLKNSGLTNPIQQIVIGEDVPKNAVQLVK is encoded by the coding sequence ATGAATGTATTAAAGACAACAATCACGACGGTTACTGCTATTTTTTATGCAGCTTGTGCCTTTTCACAGCCAGTAGAGATAACTGATCAACAGCCTGATTTGTATGCAGGTATTGAGTTTGAGATGCCTCGTGTTCAGGAACCGGTTATTCCGGCAAATTCAGTTTTAATTACCGATTTTGGGGCAAAAAGTGGTGGCCAGGAACTGTGCACTCAGGCTATTTGTGATGCTATTAGTGCCGTTTCAATAAAAGGTGGTGGTAAAGTGATTATTCCGCGTGGAATGTGGTTGACAGGTCCTATTACCCTGAAAAGTAACATCGAATTGTATACAGAATCAGGTGCTTTGGTTGTTTTCAGTACCGATAAAAGTTTATATCCTTTGGTTGATACCAATTTTGAAGGCTTTAATACTTTTCGTTGCATGTCGCCCATCAATGGACGTAATTTGGAGAATATCGCTTTAACTGGTAACGGAATTTTCGATGGTTCAGGAGAAGCCTGGCGTTCAGTTAAAAAAGAAAAGCTAACTGAAAGTCAGTGGAAGAAGTTGATTTCCTCGGGAGGTTTGGTCAGTGAAAACGGAAAGACCTGGTATCCGTCGCAGCAGTTTCGCGATGGCGAAAAGCAAGCCGAGATGAATGTTCCCCGGAACCTGAAGACCAAAGCTGAATTTGAAAATATTCGTGATTTTCTTCGTCCGGTTATGGTTAGCCTGATTTCATGCAAGAAAGTGCTGATTGATGGACCGACTTTCCAAAATTCGCCGGCATGGTGTATTCATCCGCTGATGTGCGAAGATTTTACACTTCGCAATACGACAGTTCGTAATCCCTGGTTTTCGCAAAATGGCGATGGAATTGATATTGAATCGTGCAAAAACAGCATTATTCACGATTGTACTTTTGATGTTGGCGACGATGGTATTTGCATCAAATCGGGCAAGGATAAAGAAGGTCGTGACCGTAAAATACCAAACGAAAACCTGATCGTAAAAAACTGTATCGTTTTTCATGGACATGGTGGTGTTACTGTTGGTAGCGAAATGTCAAGCGGTGTAAAAAATCTGCATGTTTCAAACTGTACGTTTATTGGAACCGATGTTGGTTTACGTTTTAAAAGCAATCGGGGCAGGGGAGGAGTGGTCGAGAATATTTACATATCGAATGTTGAAATGATGAATATTCCCACGCAGGCCATTTCGTTCAACCTTTTCTATAGCGGACGTTCTGCCTCTGAAGATTTGGAGGCCGGGGAAGCTGGCTCAGTCGTGAAATTGTTGCCGGTAACCGAAGAAACACCTCAGTTCAAAAATATTTTTATCCGGAATGTAAATTGTAAAGGCGCCATGCTCGGCATTCAGTTGCAGGGGTTGCCCGAAATGAATTTAGAAAATGTAGAACTTGAAAATATCAGGATGGAAGCCGAGTCCGGAATGGTCTGCGCTGATGCCAAAGCTGTAACAGTTAAAAACCTGACGCTCATTACAAAAAAAGCGCCTGTTGCAGAGTTCAAAAATTGCAAAGACGTGAGTGTTGATGGTCTCCATACGCAATCAAATGTATTTCCTTTGATTCAGGTGACTGGTTCAACATCAGGAAATATGGTTCTGAAAAATTCAGGTTTGACTAATCCGATTCAACAAATTGTGATTGGTGAAGACGTACCGAAAAATGCAGTTCAACTTGTAAAATAA
- a CDS encoding rhamnogalacturonan acetylesterase: protein MKRIIKNTSVLVLFLFAITIETALAQISSGNQITVWTIGDSTMANKKAEVAPETGWCQVFSAFVDQSVDVKNRAINGRSTKSFITEGRWKSVLDSLQSGDYVFIQFGHNDEKIKDSTRYTEPFTSYRKNLERFVSETREKGATPILFTPIVRRKFENGFLTDTHGNYPVAVRQVATEMNVPMIDLQLLTAGAVTVLGDEASKQIYLWTPPTDRFPEGRKDDTHLKVEGATLVAKLAAQQLILLDNSLAKRIINQ, encoded by the coding sequence ATGAAAAGGATAATAAAAAACACCTCAGTTTTAGTTTTGTTTCTGTTCGCTATTACTATAGAAACAGCTCTGGCTCAAATCAGTTCAGGGAATCAGATTACAGTTTGGACTATCGGTGATTCAACGATGGCCAATAAAAAGGCGGAAGTTGCTCCTGAAACCGGCTGGTGCCAGGTTTTTTCAGCATTTGTCGATCAAAGTGTGGACGTTAAAAACAGGGCGATAAATGGTCGGAGTACAAAAAGTTTTATAACTGAAGGCCGCTGGAAATCGGTGCTCGATTCGCTTCAATCAGGCGATTATGTGTTTATCCAGTTTGGGCACAACGACGAGAAGATTAAGGATTCGACCCGATACACTGAGCCATTTACCAGTTACCGCAAGAATCTGGAGCGTTTTGTAAGCGAAACACGCGAAAAAGGAGCGACTCCGATTCTGTTTACTCCCATTGTCCGCCGCAAATTTGAAAATGGCTTTTTGACCGATACGCACGGCAATTATCCTGTGGCTGTTCGGCAAGTTGCTACTGAAATGAATGTTCCGATGATCGATTTGCAATTACTCACTGCAGGGGCTGTAACTGTACTTGGCGACGAAGCTTCAAAACAAATTTACCTCTGGACTCCGCCAACCGATAGATTTCCTGAAGGCAGAAAAGACGACACCCACCTGAAAGTTGAAGGTGCAACTTTGGTGGCTAAACTCGCCGCACAACAATTGATTTTACTGGATAATTCGCTGGCAAAACGAATAATCAACCAATGA
- a CDS encoding AMP-dependent synthetase/ligase — translation MRTIIDLFETSVAKFPNNVYLWEKQNGKFEGTTYQQTRDLVFRFGAGLLSLGLQKGDRVGLISEGRNAWIISELGILYAGGINVPLSVKLDSGNELKFRLAHSGSKMIIVSGGHASKVEEIRNNLPELEKVIYLDGKENPGANDISYTQVLALGDEYLKTNLNDFEAAYQTIQPDNIANISYTSGTTADPKGIMLSHLNYAANVIQSNTLMEITEDWKTLALLPWDHAFAHTACLYCLMINGASIAALEVGKTPMETLKNIPKNIQEIKPTIMMSVPALAKNFRKSIESNIRQKGPTAEKLFNHALKIAYKYNGYGWDRGKGARVIYKPLLSFYDKILFSKIREGFGGKLQLFIGGGALLDIELQRFFFAIGMPMCQGYGLSEASPVISSNALHAIKFGSSGRLVKHMELKICDLDGNQLPQGEKGEIVVKGDNVMKGYWNNQKATEETIKDGWLYTGDMGYMDKDGFLYVLGRFKSLLIGSDGEKYSPEGIEESLVDQSPFIDQCMLYNNQNAYTSGMIVPNIPVLNREVEKRGLKSETVEGLVEALKIIQQEVDAYKAGGKFENSFPERWLPATIAVLPEAFTEQNHLLNSTMKMVRGKITEYFAKELEFLYTPEAKSIINQRNMDALKKWL, via the coding sequence ATGAGAACCATTATTGATCTTTTTGAAACCAGTGTAGCCAAATTTCCAAACAATGTTTATCTATGGGAGAAACAGAATGGAAAATTTGAAGGAACGACCTATCAGCAAACCCGCGATTTGGTTTTTCGGTTTGGCGCAGGTTTGTTGTCACTAGGTCTTCAAAAAGGCGATCGTGTTGGACTGATTTCAGAAGGACGCAATGCCTGGATTATTTCTGAACTTGGAATTTTGTATGCCGGAGGTATTAATGTCCCGCTTTCAGTAAAATTGGATTCGGGGAATGAACTTAAATTCAGGCTGGCACATTCCGGAAGCAAAATGATTATTGTTTCCGGCGGACATGCTTCAAAAGTGGAAGAAATCAGGAATAATCTTCCGGAGTTGGAAAAAGTAATTTACCTCGATGGTAAAGAAAACCCCGGAGCCAACGACATTTCATACACTCAGGTTCTCGCTTTGGGTGACGAATACCTGAAAACAAATCTGAACGATTTCGAAGCTGCTTATCAAACCATTCAGCCCGACAATATTGCCAATATTTCATACACATCGGGAACAACAGCCGATCCAAAGGGAATTATGCTTTCACACCTGAATTACGCTGCTAATGTTATTCAGTCGAATACCCTGATGGAAATTACCGAAGATTGGAAGACCCTGGCTCTACTACCATGGGATCATGCTTTTGCCCACACAGCATGCCTTTACTGCCTGATGATTAATGGTGCAAGTATTGCTGCGCTTGAAGTTGGCAAAACACCAATGGAAACGTTGAAGAATATCCCGAAAAACATTCAGGAAATAAAGCCAACCATTATGATGAGTGTTCCGGCGCTGGCCAAGAATTTCAGGAAAAGCATCGAATCCAATATCCGTCAAAAAGGCCCTACCGCTGAAAAATTATTCAATCATGCCTTGAAAATTGCATACAAATACAATGGCTACGGCTGGGATCGGGGAAAAGGTGCACGAGTAATTTACAAACCGCTATTGAGCTTTTACGATAAAATTCTTTTCTCGAAAATCCGCGAAGGGTTTGGTGGGAAGCTTCAATTGTTTATCGGTGGTGGTGCCTTGCTCGACATCGAATTGCAGCGATTTTTCTTTGCCATCGGGATGCCCATGTGTCAGGGATATGGCCTTTCAGAAGCATCTCCGGTTATTTCTTCAAACGCGTTGCACGCTATTAAATTTGGGTCGTCAGGTCGATTGGTTAAACATATGGAACTGAAAATATGCGATCTGGATGGTAACCAGCTTCCGCAGGGAGAAAAAGGAGAAATTGTGGTAAAGGGCGACAATGTGATGAAGGGTTATTGGAACAACCAGAAAGCAACTGAAGAAACCATCAAAGACGGGTGGCTCTATACAGGAGATATGGGCTACATGGATAAAGACGGCTTTCTCTATGTTCTTGGCCGGTTTAAAAGCCTGCTGATTGGCAGCGACGGAGAAAAATACAGTCCGGAAGGCATCGAAGAATCATTGGTTGACCAATCGCCATTTATCGATCAATGCATGCTCTACAATAACCAGAATGCCTATACTTCAGGAATGATAGTCCCAAACATACCTGTCCTAAACCGTGAAGTTGAAAAGCGTGGCCTCAAATCGGAAACTGTTGAAGGATTGGTTGAAGCCTTGAAAATCATTCAGCAGGAAGTTGATGCATATAAAGCAGGTGGTAAGTTCGAAAACTCATTTCCGGAGCGATGGCTTCCGGCTACCATTGCGGTTTTACCCGAAGCATTTACCGAACAAAACCATTTGCTGAACTCGACAATGAAAATGGTTCGTGGAAAAATTACGGAGTACTTTGCTAAAGAGCTTGAATTCCTGTACACGCCTGAGGCAAAAAGCATTATCAATCAACGCAATATGGATGCTTTGAAAAAGTGGCTTTAA
- a CDS encoding aldose epimerase family protein: MKITKSLFGKTNEEIEVDLFTLSNDNQVTVKITNYGAIITSIVTPDKNGELANIACGFEKLENYLSPEYLGSYPYFGCVCGRCCNRIAGGKFTLEGKNYALAVNNGANHLHGGLVGYDRRLWTAETIENTDSVGVKLSLLSPHLEEGYPGNVKISCTYTLNNNNELTIEYGAETDQTTIVNLTNHTYFNLTGGKDQILNHELELPAKTFTLNIDSIPTGEILPVAGTPNDFLTKKKISKDIATEETGYDLNFVLDNPDGKLVYAGRLSEATSGREVEVYTTQPGIQLYTGYWIPELTIDGQKRFGSYSGLALETQHYPDAINKPLFPPVTLAPGQNFYEKTIYKFGAK, translated from the coding sequence ATGAAAATTACAAAATCGCTCTTCGGAAAAACCAACGAAGAAATTGAAGTTGACCTATTTACCTTATCAAATGACAATCAGGTAACCGTAAAAATAACCAATTACGGTGCAATTATTACTTCCATTGTTACTCCGGATAAAAACGGCGAACTTGCCAATATTGCCTGTGGTTTCGAAAAGCTTGAAAACTACCTGAGTCCGGAATACCTCGGTAGTTATCCATATTTTGGATGTGTCTGCGGACGTTGCTGCAACCGTATTGCAGGCGGAAAATTCACCCTCGAAGGCAAAAATTACGCTTTGGCAGTAAACAACGGAGCGAACCATTTGCATGGTGGATTAGTAGGTTACGACCGCCGTTTATGGACTGCTGAAACAATTGAAAATACTGATAGTGTAGGCGTGAAACTGAGTTTACTTAGTCCTCACCTGGAAGAAGGTTATCCGGGAAACGTGAAAATTAGCTGCACATATACTTTAAATAACAACAACGAACTGACTATCGAATACGGAGCAGAAACCGATCAAACCACGATTGTAAACCTAACAAATCACACTTATTTCAACCTGACTGGCGGAAAAGACCAAATCTTAAATCATGAATTGGAATTGCCTGCAAAAACCTTCACGCTCAATATCGACAGCATACCAACCGGCGAAATCCTTCCGGTAGCCGGAACACCAAACGATTTCCTTACCAAAAAGAAGATCAGTAAAGACATTGCGACTGAAGAAACCGGCTACGATCTGAATTTTGTGTTGGACAATCCTGACGGGAAGTTAGTTTATGCTGGTCGCCTAAGCGAAGCCACTTCAGGAAGAGAAGTTGAAGTTTACACCACACAACCTGGCATTCAGCTTTATACCGGCTACTGGATTCCGGAATTAACCATCGATGGACAAAAAAGATTTGGAAGTTATTCGGGTCTGGCCTTGGAAACTCAACATTACCCCGATGCCATTAACAAACCACTTTTCCCACCGGTTACCTTGGCACCGGGACAGAATTTCTACGAAAAAACGATTTACAAATTCGGCGCAAAATAA
- a CDS encoding GntR family transcriptional regulator, which translates to MKYIQIDDSLGVPKYRQIINSIYTAISIGELKLGDKIPSLNQICTEFELSRDTVMVAFNELKAKGIINSIPGKGYYINSIEINVDQKIFLLFDELNAFKEDLYTSFLNSLDNKSTVDIYFHHFNYQVFKDLISESAGKYTSYVIMPATFDYSADIISKLPKDKVYILDRLKDDLSDYPVVYQDFEQDVYDALNEGLELLQKYNNLIMIYPGGKEPEGRMLGFQRFCKEKGFKSEIIRNVSTKEMKSGEAYFVPSDRNLVRLVKMATEKNLELGRDVGIVSFNDTVLKEVVAGGITIISTDFQLMGQTLARMIQERSSEKIRNQSSLIRRNSL; encoded by the coding sequence GTGAAATACATTCAGATTGATGATTCATTAGGTGTTCCCAAATACCGACAAATTATTAATTCCATCTATACCGCTATTTCGATTGGCGAATTGAAACTGGGTGATAAAATACCATCATTGAATCAAATTTGTACTGAATTTGAGCTGTCGCGCGATACGGTAATGGTGGCCTTTAATGAACTAAAGGCAAAGGGAATCATCAATTCCATTCCCGGGAAAGGATACTACATCAATAGCATTGAGATCAACGTTGATCAAAAAATTTTCCTTCTTTTTGACGAACTGAATGCTTTCAAAGAAGACTTATACACTTCTTTCCTGAATAGTCTGGATAACAAATCGACAGTGGATATTTACTTTCACCATTTTAATTATCAGGTTTTTAAAGATCTGATTTCGGAAAGTGCAGGTAAATATACTTCATATGTAATTATGCCCGCAACGTTTGATTATTCGGCTGACATAATCAGCAAGCTGCCAAAAGACAAGGTTTATATTCTTGATCGTTTAAAAGACGATTTGTCTGATTATCCGGTTGTTTATCAGGATTTTGAGCAAGATGTTTACGATGCCTTGAACGAAGGATTGGAATTACTTCAGAAGTATAACAACCTGATCATGATTTACCCCGGAGGAAAAGAGCCGGAGGGACGCATGTTGGGATTTCAGCGCTTTTGTAAAGAGAAGGGATTCAAATCTGAAATCATACGAAATGTATCGACGAAGGAAATGAAATCAGGAGAAGCCTATTTTGTTCCGTCTGACCGTAATCTGGTGCGTTTGGTGAAAATGGCCACTGAAAAAAATCTTGAACTGGGCAGGGATGTAGGCATCGTTTCGTTTAACGATACCGTACTGAAAGAAGTCGTTGCCGGTGGAATTACAATTATTTCTACTGATTTTCAACTCATGGGGCAAACACTTGCCCGAATGATACAGGAAAGAAGTTCTGAAAAAATCAGAAATCAATCATCGCTGATCAGAAGAAACTCGCTTTAA
- a CDS encoding UDP-glucose--hexose-1-phosphate uridylyltransferase, with protein sequence MSNFNIEDHPHKRLNPLTGDWILVSPHRSKRPWQGQVEKAVSDQRPSYDPTCYLCPGNERAGGKYNPQYKGTFVFTNDFSALLTDSPYGIVDEGNLFQAKSETGICKVICFSNDHSLTIPEMEVEDIRKVVDVWCNEYDELSGNEMINYVQIFENKGAIMGCSNPHPHGQIWSSSSVPTEPEKESKTQKEYFAKHGNTLLSDYLNAELEKKDRIVVENEHFVALVPFWAVWPFETMIISKRAVQNVLQLTDEERTALADIYQKLTIKYDNLFEVSFAYSAGLHQAPTDGADYPEWHLHMHFYPPLLRSASVKKFMVGYEMLATPQRDITAEQAAQRLRDLSDVHYKKQTNK encoded by the coding sequence ATGAGCAATTTTAATATCGAAGATCATCCGCACAAGCGATTAAATCCGTTAACAGGCGACTGGATTTTAGTTTCGCCACATCGATCTAAAAGGCCTTGGCAAGGTCAGGTTGAAAAAGCTGTTTCAGACCAACGTCCCAGCTATGACCCCACTTGTTATTTATGCCCCGGAAACGAAAGGGCAGGAGGGAAGTATAATCCACAGTATAAAGGGACTTTCGTATTTACCAACGATTTTAGTGCCTTGTTAACTGATTCCCCTTATGGAATTGTTGATGAAGGCAATCTTTTTCAGGCCAAAAGCGAAACCGGTATTTGCAAAGTGATTTGCTTTAGTAATGATCACAGCCTGACCATTCCCGAAATGGAGGTTGAAGACATTCGTAAAGTAGTTGATGTTTGGTGCAATGAATATGATGAGTTGTCTGGTAATGAAATGATTAATTATGTCCAGATTTTCGAAAATAAAGGTGCAATTATGGGGTGTTCGAACCCACACCCACACGGACAAATCTGGTCGTCATCATCGGTACCAACTGAACCTGAAAAAGAATCGAAAACGCAGAAAGAGTATTTCGCAAAACATGGGAACACCCTTTTGTCTGATTACCTGAACGCTGAGTTGGAAAAAAAAGATCGCATTGTTGTTGAAAATGAGCATTTTGTTGCGCTGGTTCCATTTTGGGCTGTTTGGCCATTCGAAACGATGATCATCAGTAAGCGAGCGGTTCAAAATGTTTTGCAGCTAACTGACGAAGAACGAACTGCTCTAGCTGATATTTATCAAAAGTTGACGATCAAATACGATAACCTTTTTGAAGTTTCGTTTGCTTATTCTGCCGGCCTGCACCAGGCTCCAACTGATGGAGCCGATTATCCGGAATGGCATTTGCACATGCACTTTTATCCGCCATTGTTGCGTTCGGCTTCAGTAAAGAAATTTATGGTGGGCTACGAAATGTTGGCGACTCCGCAGCGCGATATTACCGCCGAACAAGCCGCACAACGTTTGCGCGACCTATCAGATGTTCATTATAAGAAACAAACCAATAAATAA
- a CDS encoding galactokinase, with amino-acid sequence MAKINALIEKIANGKNPLFQELYGVNEVVLKEQADRYADLMNEFKKVYGADDVSLFSSPGRTEIGGNHTDHNYGRVLAGAVNLDMVAVAASNGTNVIRIKSAGYPEFQVDLSELVIDESKYYTSTSLVKGICARMKQLGYEIGGFDACIEGRVPKGSGLSSSASFEVLIGAIINHLFNDGKMNAVENGIIGQWAENNFFGKPCGLMDQTACSVGGLITIDFKDPSKPIVKEVDFDFVKTGFALVITDVAGGHDDPASQAEYASLPTEMKAVAAELGAKVLREVTLEQIVDKIPEIRKVTGDRAILRAYHFQGDNQRVVDQVAALENNDFQSFLKMVVESGYSSYMYNQNIFDVVHKDEQVVSLALALSEMILKGKGAWRVHGGGFGGTIQAFVPQDLLDKYVATLEHVYGKGSCHKLFIRSKGSIRLDL; translated from the coding sequence ATGGCAAAGATTAATGCTTTAATTGAGAAGATTGCCAATGGAAAAAATCCATTGTTTCAGGAATTATATGGTGTAAACGAAGTTGTTCTGAAAGAACAGGCCGATCGCTATGCCGATTTAATGAATGAATTTAAGAAAGTTTACGGAGCTGATGATGTTTCGTTATTCAGTTCTCCGGGACGTACCGAAATTGGTGGTAATCATACCGACCACAACTATGGAAGAGTATTGGCTGGCGCTGTGAACCTCGATATGGTTGCAGTTGCTGCTTCAAACGGAACCAACGTTATCCGCATCAAATCAGCCGGATATCCGGAATTTCAGGTGGATCTTTCGGAATTGGTTATTGATGAATCAAAATATTATACATCTACTTCGCTGGTGAAGGGTATTTGTGCCCGGATGAAACAATTGGGTTATGAAATTGGTGGTTTTGATGCCTGCATTGAAGGACGCGTGCCTAAAGGTTCTGGTTTAAGTTCTTCAGCATCGTTCGAAGTGCTTATTGGAGCTATCATTAATCATTTGTTCAACGATGGCAAAATGAATGCCGTTGAGAATGGAATCATTGGTCAGTGGGCTGAAAACAATTTCTTCGGAAAACCTTGTGGCTTGATGGACCAGACTGCGTGTTCTGTTGGAGGTTTGATCACCATTGATTTTAAAGATCCTTCGAAACCAATCGTGAAAGAAGTTGATTTCGACTTTGTTAAAACCGGTTTTGCATTGGTGATTACTGATGTTGCAGGAGGTCACGATGATCCCGCTTCACAGGCAGAGTACGCTTCTTTACCTACTGAAATGAAAGCAGTTGCTGCTGAACTTGGTGCTAAAGTTCTTCGGGAAGTTACACTCGAACAGATTGTTGATAAAATTCCTGAAATTCGAAAAGTTACCGGCGACCGCGCTATTCTTCGTGCCTATCATTTCCAGGGCGATAATCAGCGTGTTGTTGATCAGGTTGCCGCACTCGAAAACAACGATTTTCAGTCTTTCCTGAAAATGGTAGTTGAGTCAGGATATAGCTCTTACATGTACAATCAAAATATTTTTGACGTAGTTCATAAAGACGAGCAGGTTGTTTCATTGGCTTTGGCATTGAGCGAAATGATTTTGAAAGGTAAAGGCGCGTGGCGCGTTCATGGTGGTGGATTTGGTGGAACTATCCAGGCTTTTGTACCACAGGATTTACTTGATAAATATGTTGCAACACTTGAACATGTCTATGGCAAAGGAAGTTGTCACAAATTGTTTATTCGTTCAAAAGGATCAATCAGACTTGATTTGTAA